Proteins co-encoded in one Victivallis lenta genomic window:
- a CDS encoding prepilin-type N-terminal cleavage/methylation domain-containing protein: protein MQRKGFTLIELLVVIAIIAILASMLLPALNQAREKARSSACMNNMKQMGMAFRLYVDDNDDFLVFQDNEGGSFRAWTQRILSDKDATRYAAWETAQCPSDAKKMLYTACFGISGMAEYNYDADYTGNRDMGNGVGKGDYIGRNFLVRHDGRNDMRFYKIGRLNHPSDTISYGDTYNTAYQNGAWYFTPSAYKESQEIGFMRRHAGRGNVLFYDGHCVSLDKSGLRATGSAVTVSYNSAGGKE, encoded by the coding sequence ATGCAAAGAAAAGGTTTTACGCTGATTGAACTGCTGGTCGTTATTGCGATCATCGCGATCCTGGCTTCGATGCTGCTGCCCGCATTGAATCAGGCGCGGGAAAAGGCGCGCAGCTCCGCGTGCATGAACAACATGAAGCAGATGGGAATGGCATTCCGGCTCTATGTCGATGACAACGACGACTTTCTGGTTTTTCAGGATAACGAGGGCGGCAGTTTCAGGGCCTGGACGCAGCGCATCCTGAGCGACAAGGATGCCACCCGCTATGCGGCATGGGAGACGGCGCAGTGTCCGTCCGACGCAAAAAAAATGCTCTATACCGCCTGCTTCGGCATCTCCGGCATGGCGGAATACAATTATGACGCCGATTATACCGGCAACCGGGATATGGGCAACGGCGTCGGCAAAGGCGACTATATCGGCCGGAATTTCCTCGTCAGGCATGATGGCCGCAATGATATGCGGTTTTACAAGATCGGCCGGTTGAATCATCCCTCCGACACCATCTCCTACGGCGATACCTACAACACTGCTTACCAGAACGGCGCCTGGTATTTCACTCCTTCCGCTTACAAGGAGTCGCAGGAGATCGGTTTCATGCGGCGGCATGCCGGGCGCGGCAATGTCCTCTTCTATGACGGGCACTGTGTCTCCCTCGATAAGAGCGGACTGCGTGCCACG
- a CDS encoding LacI family DNA-binding transcriptional regulator, which yields MAGKASPAMKMADIAEQLGISTVAVSLALRGSPQVSKELRSRVARIAAEHGFRTRRYPQRRGSSAAGTLQGRIAVVKGSYFSDSDPVAALIRSSVLQRLNERKVPFEVVPFERLEAEPALLDDCRGILSDYSCKPEQCRLFAGHPHASVMNEELGIGPWDLYKANDLQAGELAAEYLIGRGFAQTLLVYGEPMSFRPETNPRLQGFRNRMKTERIPVTELRCDYAESSGSVTGRFKALLDRFGNRLGIFAFNDLLAYRICLTLDFLGLVRRPGELEIISCDNTFLLKGFNPPVPEVDLHIQEIASRAVDGLLWRIENPSACAADLLVRPGLVVAGEE from the coding sequence ATGGCGGGGAAAGCTTCACCGGCGATGAAAATGGCGGATATCGCCGAACAGCTTGGTATCAGCACGGTTGCGGTCTCCCTTGCGTTGCGTGGTTCGCCGCAGGTATCGAAAGAACTCCGGAGCAGGGTGGCCCGGATTGCGGCGGAACACGGATTCCGCACCCGGCGCTATCCGCAGCGTCGCGGCAGCTCCGCCGCCGGAACGCTTCAGGGCAGGATTGCGGTGGTGAAGGGCAGCTATTTCAGCGACAGCGACCCGGTGGCGGCTTTGATCCGCAGCAGCGTTCTTCAGCGGCTGAATGAGCGGAAGGTTCCCTTTGAGGTGGTTCCGTTCGAACGGCTTGAGGCGGAACCGGCGCTGCTGGACGACTGCCGGGGGATTCTTTCGGACTACTCCTGCAAACCGGAACAGTGCCGCCTGTTTGCCGGTCATCCCCATGCGTCGGTCATGAATGAAGAGCTCGGCATCGGGCCGTGGGACCTATATAAAGCCAACGATCTTCAGGCGGGGGAGCTGGCGGCGGAATATCTGATCGGTCGCGGATTTGCGCAGACTCTGCTGGTTTACGGGGAGCCGATGTCGTTCCGCCCCGAGACGAACCCGCGGCTCCAGGGATTTCGCAACCGCATGAAAACGGAGAGGATTCCGGTGACGGAGCTGCGCTGCGATTATGCGGAAAGCTCCGGCAGTGTGACCGGGCGCTTCAAAGCGTTGCTCGACCGGTTCGGGAACCGTCTCGGCATCTTCGCATTCAACGATTTGCTCGCCTACCGGATCTGTCTGACGCTCGACTTTCTCGGCCTGGTCCGCCGCCCGGGCGAACTCGAAATCATCTCCTGCGACAACACTTTTCTGCTGAAAGGGTTCAATCCCCCCGTCCCGGAGGTCGATCTGCATATTCAGGAGATTGCATCGCGTGCCGTCGACGGCTTGCTCTGGCGGATCGAGAATCCGTCCGCCTGTGCCGCCGACCTGCTCGTCCGCCCCGGCCTGGTTGTCGCCGGGGAAGAATAA
- a CDS encoding polysaccharide lyase family 8 super-sandwich domain-containing protein, with the protein MRLFGVMLIMVLLTNLFAADADLRKIREQAAAWFSGSGTASEARRALETQQPDGSWRDVNYADRNRGHWAPRRHLSRAVVLAAEYRRGREKGAADAKLRDAAVKALGFWAARDCTSPNWWHQSIGTPMELCSAILLLGDGLPSEVLAELRPILDRSEPGMTAQNRVWLAGIQLLKGAIFEQPEWVREGADAVSAELHVAAPGMEGIQPDWSFHQHGPQLQFGNYGLAYFSEMTKWLAILHGTRFALPEEKAEILTSYYHHGLRWVLFDRQMDFSACGRQINGGQVRAKYRSVTGTAARLNRVLGVRHRVTENDFRFSGSRYFPDSDFYVQRNGGDCYWSVKMSSSRTVPSETVNSENLLGRLAGHGATMFMSGRGELVDIGALWEWRQIPGVTSVQDDSPLVCKNPGLRNKCGWVGGLSDDEIGFCAMDFDNGEVAAKKSFFFFGPGMIAVGSDIRSGVDAPVVTTIAQMRTDEEVAVHRFGDLEGTEVANGAFLYRILKTDGKLSAGSEERTGNWKRVTEALSDAPVRGRIFTCAINHGRKPENAFYAYQVVYLPQAAECSAKLLETGSESIHAVAGKDAVMAAFHEAGTVTLPDGTVLEAKQPALVMLRNGRIYAADPGRKRKILDVVLAGRKYRLPFPQGAEAGRTVSVPAER; encoded by the coding sequence ATGCGATTATTCGGAGTGATGCTGATCATGGTTCTTCTGACGAATCTCTTTGCCGCCGATGCCGATTTACGAAAAATACGCGAACAGGCCGCCGCCTGGTTTTCCGGCAGCGGCACTGCGTCGGAAGCGCGGCGGGCGCTGGAAACGCAGCAGCCGGACGGTTCCTGGCGGGATGTGAATTACGCCGACCGGAACCGCGGCCACTGGGCGCCGCGCCGTCACCTGAGCCGTGCGGTCGTGCTTGCCGCGGAGTACCGGCGCGGCAGGGAGAAAGGCGCCGCCGACGCAAAACTGCGCGACGCGGCGGTGAAAGCCCTCGGCTTCTGGGCGGCCCGGGATTGCACGAGTCCGAACTGGTGGCATCAGAGCATCGGAACTCCGATGGAGCTCTGTTCCGCGATTCTGCTGCTGGGGGACGGGCTTCCTTCGGAGGTGCTTGCGGAGCTGAGACCGATTCTCGACCGTTCCGAACCCGGCATGACGGCGCAGAACCGGGTCTGGCTGGCCGGCATCCAGCTTCTGAAAGGGGCGATTTTTGAACAGCCGGAATGGGTCCGGGAGGGGGCGGATGCCGTTTCCGCAGAGCTTCACGTCGCCGCGCCGGGCATGGAGGGCATCCAGCCGGACTGGAGCTTTCACCAGCACGGTCCGCAGCTTCAGTTCGGCAATTACGGGCTCGCCTATTTCAGCGAGATGACGAAATGGCTCGCTATTCTGCACGGAACCCGGTTTGCGCTGCCGGAGGAGAAGGCAGAGATCCTGACTTCGTACTATCATCATGGTCTGCGCTGGGTCCTGTTCGACCGGCAGATGGATTTCAGCGCCTGCGGGCGGCAGATCAACGGCGGACAGGTGCGGGCCAAGTACCGTTCGGTGACCGGAACGGCGGCCCGGCTGAACCGGGTGCTCGGCGTCCGGCATCGGGTGACGGAGAATGATTTCCGATTCTCCGGCAGCCGGTATTTTCCGGACAGCGACTTCTATGTACAGCGCAACGGCGGCGATTGTTACTGGTCGGTCAAAATGAGTTCAAGCCGCACGGTTCCGAGTGAAACGGTCAATTCCGAGAATCTGCTCGGCCGCCTGGCCGGGCATGGCGCGACCATGTTTATGAGCGGCCGCGGCGAGCTGGTCGATATCGGCGCCCTCTGGGAGTGGCGGCAGATTCCGGGCGTCACCTCCGTGCAGGACGATTCTCCGCTTGTCTGCAAAAATCCGGGACTCCGGAACAAGTGCGGCTGGGTCGGCGGCCTCTCCGACGATGAAATCGGCTTCTGCGCGATGGATTTCGATAACGGGGAGGTCGCGGCGAAGAAGAGTTTCTTCTTCTTCGGGCCCGGGATGATCGCGGTCGGCAGCGATATCCGGAGCGGCGTCGATGCTCCGGTTGTCACGACGATTGCGCAGATGCGCACCGATGAGGAGGTGGCCGTTCACCGGTTCGGCGACTTGGAGGGGACCGAGGTCGCCAACGGGGCCTTTCTCTACCGGATTCTGAAAACCGACGGCAAGCTGAGCGCCGGGAGCGAGGAGCGGACCGGCAACTGGAAACGGGTCACGGAAGCGCTGTCGGATGCCCCGGTCAGGGGACGGATTTTTACGTGCGCCATCAATCACGGCCGGAAGCCGGAGAACGCATTCTACGCCTATCAGGTCGTCTATCTGCCGCAGGCGGCGGAGTGTTCCGCGAAGCTGCTGGAAACCGGTTCGGAGTCGATTCATGCCGTCGCCGGAAAAGACGCGGTCATGGCCGCCTTCCATGAAGCGGGAACGGTCACTCTGCCGGACGGTACGGTGCTTGAGGCGAAGCAGCCTGCCCTCGTGATGCTGCGGAACGGCCGGATTTATGCCGCCGATCCCGGCCGGAAGCGGAAGATTCTCGACGTCGTGCTGGCCGGCCGGAAGTACCGGCTTCCGTTTCCGCAGGGAGCGGAGGCCGGCCGTACGGTATCCGTTCCGGCCGAGCGGTGA
- a CDS encoding nitroreductase family protein — protein MKKIRSILLSPPGRRCGNLVFAVLVLAVFWYARNLRNAEIAAPAPETSPNILSTSPKYDRIAGFGGPVPARIVLDSASGKIDRIEFPPNAEDPEYWRQVLASGVFDRYRNLTPAEAAALPIDVVTGATFSSRAAQETIRERLAEAAALPPPVRPSIRWNRTDAAVILLLLGNLYWFFRPLRGRYRQIQLTANLFLLGFLAHGGLSLAQVAGWVRSSPHWTLSVPLLLFSAVILLALARGKNFYCSGVCPFGCAQELTAKLGRAVGVPQRPGSFRFGSRLRRIVLGATVLALVCGIPFLPYEPFPAFAPGASWWMILSAFLLVALSLFRPRLWCRWFCSCGALLDFFCRTDLKPKPLDGGTKMNFERVVILALLLLLALALIRPGGAAASGGGTPVEPERRPDVLEVIHSRKSVRAYTKEPVTLPELETLVRAGFAAPTGANAQPWAFIIVTDRAKLDALAEVMPYGKMLKSAPGAVVVCGVSSQFRTGEAREMWVQDCSAATENILLAAEGTGLGAVWLGVFPYRERSAGVASVLGLPDDIIPFSIVSVGRPTGVEKPKDKYRPERIFLQQWGLPYPVK, from the coding sequence TTGAAGAAGATCCGATCCATATTGCTGTCGCCGCCGGGAAGGCGTTGCGGAAATTTGGTTTTCGCCGTATTGGTGCTGGCCGTTTTCTGGTATGCTCGAAACTTGCGCAATGCGGAAATTGCCGCACCGGCGCCGGAGACTTCCCCGAATATTTTGTCGACGAGCCCGAAGTATGACCGGATCGCCGGTTTCGGCGGCCCGGTGCCGGCCCGGATCGTTCTCGACTCCGCGTCCGGAAAAATCGACCGGATCGAGTTCCCCCCGAATGCGGAGGACCCGGAATACTGGCGGCAGGTCCTCGCCTCCGGCGTATTTGACCGATACCGGAATCTGACCCCCGCCGAAGCGGCGGCGCTGCCGATCGATGTCGTGACCGGCGCAACCTTTTCGTCGCGCGCCGCACAGGAGACGATCCGGGAGCGGCTGGCCGAAGCTGCCGCCCTGCCGCCGCCGGTTCGTCCTTCCATTCGCTGGAACCGGACCGATGCGGCGGTGATTCTGCTGCTGCTCGGCAATCTTTACTGGTTTTTCCGGCCGCTGCGCGGCCGTTACCGGCAGATTCAGCTGACGGCCAATCTGTTTCTGCTCGGTTTCCTGGCGCATGGCGGGCTGTCGCTGGCCCAGGTTGCGGGGTGGGTCCGGAGCTCGCCGCATTGGACCCTTTCGGTTCCGCTGCTGCTGTTTTCGGCGGTGATTCTGCTGGCGCTGGCGCGCGGGAAAAATTTTTACTGTTCCGGCGTCTGTCCGTTCGGCTGTGCGCAGGAACTGACCGCGAAGCTCGGTCGTGCCGTCGGTGTGCCGCAGCGGCCGGGGTCGTTCCGGTTCGGTTCCCGCCTGCGCCGGATTGTGCTCGGAGCGACTGTTCTTGCGTTGGTCTGCGGTATCCCGTTTCTGCCCTATGAGCCGTTTCCGGCGTTCGCGCCCGGTGCGTCGTGGTGGATGATTCTTTCGGCGTTCCTGCTGGTCGCGCTCTCCCTTTTTCGGCCGCGGCTCTGGTGCCGCTGGTTCTGCTCCTGCGGCGCGCTGCTCGATTTTTTCTGCCGCACAGATTTGAAACCCAAACCGTTGGATGGAGGTACCAAAATGAATTTCGAACGAGTTGTGATTCTGGCGCTGCTGTTGCTGCTGGCGCTGGCATTGATCCGTCCCGGAGGGGCGGCGGCTTCCGGCGGCGGCACTCCCGTGGAACCGGAACGGCGGCCGGATGTGCTGGAGGTCATCCACTCCCGCAAAAGCGTCCGTGCATACACGAAGGAGCCGGTGACGCTGCCGGAGCTCGAAACGCTCGTCCGCGCCGGATTTGCGGCGCCGACCGGAGCGAATGCACAGCCGTGGGCGTTCATCATCGTGACCGACCGGGCGAAGCTCGATGCGCTGGCTGAGGTCATGCCGTACGGGAAGATGCTGAAGAGTGCGCCCGGCGCGGTTGTGGTCTGCGGTGTTTCGTCGCAGTTCCGCACCGGCGAGGCGCGTGAAATGTGGGTGCAGGATTGCTCGGCTGCGACCGAAAACATTCTGCTGGCGGCCGAAGGAACCGGCCTCGGCGCGGTCTGGCTCGGTGTTTTTCCGTACAGGGAGCGTTCCGCCGGAGTCGCTTCGGTACTCGGTTTGCCGGACGATATCATCCCGTTCAGCATCGTTTCGGTCGGCCGGCCGACCGGCGTGGAGAAGCCGAAGGACAAATACAGGCCGGAACGGATTTTCCTGCAGCAGTGGGGCCTGCCGTATCCGGTGAAGTGA